The following coding sequences lie in one Candidatus Bathyarchaeia archaeon genomic window:
- a CDS encoding 50S ribosomal protein L14e, with protein MPTIEVGRVCVKLNGREAGRKCVIVDVIDKNFVLITGPKKVNGVRRRRTNVKHVEPTAETIEIKKGAADEDVAKVAEKAKKTNYLKEIVTIKEISVAA; from the coding sequence GTGCCAACAATCGAAGTCGGACGTGTCTGCGTCAAACTCAATGGAAGAGAGGCCGGCCGCAAATGCGTCATAGTCGATGTCATCGACAAGAACTTTGTTCTGATAACTGGGCCCAAGAAGGTTAACGGTGTCCGTCGCCGTCGAACCAACGTTAAACATGTAGAGCCGACCGCGGAGACTATCGAGATCAAGAAGGGCGCAGCTGACGAGGATGTCGCCAAAGTGGCCGAAAAGGCGAAAAAGACAAACTACCTGAAGGAAATAGTTACTATCAAAGAAATCAGCGTAGCCGCGTAG
- a CDS encoding AN1-type zinc finger domain-containing protein, whose amino-acid sequence MERCAVCGAEEFIPYVCRYCGRTHCVYHRLPENHECPNINQARAPKPIIRVERRSTGANLRLIRAPKLSSISSRELYALGAALLVLGLSFSMRYVFSGLRPLEVLEVFLLTLLVIGTGFLGHELAHKFSAQRYGCWAEFKLWTVGAIMALLFAVISQGTFIFAAPGAVYIASRSSYFGEGIDRKANGVISLVGPMANIAAAAIFGIALAASTAFGFGDLVIGHSFHFLRTGAQINIWLGAFNMIPFFILDGQKVFTWDRKIWAAVAIPLWALVAISVLFFA is encoded by the coding sequence ATGGAACGCTGCGCCGTCTGCGGGGCGGAAGAATTCATCCCCTATGTGTGCAGATACTGTGGCCGGACACATTGCGTGTACCATCGACTCCCTGAAAATCACGAATGCCCCAATATCAACCAGGCCAGGGCGCCAAAACCAATCATTCGAGTCGAACGCCGCTCAACCGGGGCAAACCTGAGACTTATCAGAGCGCCAAAGCTATCATCAATCTCAAGCCGGGAACTCTATGCTCTCGGCGCAGCTCTCTTAGTTCTAGGTCTCAGCTTCTCAATGAGATACGTGTTCAGCGGCCTAAGACCACTGGAAGTACTGGAAGTCTTCCTGTTAACACTCCTAGTGATCGGAACAGGATTCCTCGGGCACGAGCTGGCTCACAAGTTCAGCGCCCAACGCTATGGATGCTGGGCAGAATTCAAACTCTGGACTGTAGGCGCAATCATGGCTCTACTGTTCGCAGTTATCTCCCAGGGCACCTTCATCTTCGCAGCCCCCGGAGCCGTATACATCGCCTCACGCTCCAGCTATTTCGGCGAAGGAATCGATCGAAAGGCCAACGGAGTAATCTCGCTCGTTGGGCCAATGGCCAACATAGCAGCCGCCGCGATCTTCGGCATCGCTCTCGCGGCCTCCACTGCTTTCGGCTTTGGGGACCTGGTGATCGGCCATAGTTTTCATTTCCTTAGAACGGGGGCGCAGATCAACATCTGGCTTGGAGCGTTCAACATGATCCCCTTCTTCATCCTGGATGGACAGAAGGTCTTCACATGGGACCGCAAGATCTGGGCGGCTGTCGCAATCCCGCTCTGGGCACTAGTCGCTATTTCCGTACTATTCTTCGCCTGA